The Podospora pseudocomata strain CBS 415.72m chromosome 3, whole genome shotgun sequence genome window below encodes:
- a CDS encoding hypothetical protein (COG:O; EggNog:ENOG503PBB2; MEROPS:MER0011254) gives MKPSTLITFLAHLVATEACLTEQERHGGHIIDLKAHLARGTINRRQANLGTVPVAVGDRFQNGTTAPIGLGYNANATFDTILNSEEIKSALFGLAKLYGKDKVQYFEMPYKTYENRAMYGARVGGSGKKGNNGYKVLLESGIHSRERGGPDHLIYFISDLLRAAKDKKGLVYGGMSYSAAQVQSALSLGIVIIPVVNPDGLAFDQATDSCWRKNRNLDRAIDGEPVSVGVDLNRNFAPVWNFTEAFAPGVDPSSDDPNSEIYHGTGPLSEPETKNVDWTLDQFPDLGWFLDLHSPATLVLYGWCHDSNQAVDRAQNWQNKTFDEKRGVVPDRSGFEYKEFLEQKDWDALTLAAARVAGGMTDSTGRFYRSLQAPHLYPSSGCSADQGLVRAALDPKKKKVYGIGVEFGEWNYQAECLFYPTQEQHRLNMIESSVAFMELLLAAVRLG, from the coding sequence ATGAAGCCATCCACCCTCATaaccttcctcgcccacctCGTGGCGACCGAAGCCTGTCTCACTGAGCAGGAGCGGCACGGCGGCCACATCATCGACCTCAAAGCCCACCTTGCCAGAGGCACCATCAATCGCCGTCAAGCCAACCTCGGCACCGTTCCCGTCGCTGTTGGTGACCGCTTCCAGaacggcaccaccgcccccatcGGTCTCGGTTACAACGCCAATGCCACCTtcgacaccatcctcaacagcGAAGAGATCAAGTCTGCCCTGTTTGGCCTTGCCAAACTGTATGGCAAGGACAAAGTCCAGTACTTTGAGATGCCGTACAAGACGTACGAGAACAGGGCCATGTATGGTGCCAGGGTTGGTGGGAGTGGCAAGAAGGGGAACAACGGGTACAAGGTTCTTCTCGAGAGCGGTATTCACTCGCGTGAGAGAGGTGGGCCAGATCATTTGATTTATTTCATTTCTGACCTCCTTCGTGCTGCAAAGGATAAGAAGGGATTGGTGTATGGTGGCATGTCGTATTCCGCGGCCCAGGTCCAGTCGGCTTTGTCACTgggcatcgtcatcatccctGTTGTCAACCCAGATGGACTGGCTTTCGATCAAGCGACCGACTCTTGCTGGCGCAAGAATCGCAACCTAGATAGGGCGATTGATGGAGAGCCTGTGTCGGTTGGTGTGGACTTGAACCGCAACTTTGCGCCGGTTTGGAACTTCACCGAGGCTTTCGCGCCTGGAGTTGACCCCTCCTCTGACGACCCGAACAGCGAGATTTATCACGGTACTGGACCGCTGTCGGAGCCGGAGACGAAGAATGTTGACTGGACACTCGACCAGTTTCCTGACCTTGGGTGGTTCCTGGACCTACACTCGCCGGCAACGTTGGTGCTGTACGGATGGTGTCACGATTCGAACCAGGCTGTGGATAGGGCCCAGAACTGGCAGAACAAGACCTTTGACGAGAAGAGAGGTGTGGTGCCAGATAGGTCAGGTTTCGAGTACAAGGAATTCTTGGAGCAGAAGGACTGGGATGCTCTGACGCTAGCAGCCGCGAGGGTTGCGGGTGGAATGACAGACTCGACGGGACGCTTTTACCGGTCActtcaagctcctcattTGTATCCCAGCAGTGGCTGCTCCGCGGACCAGGGCCTTGTCAGGGCAGCTTTGGatccgaagaagaagaaagtgTATGGGATTGgggtggagtttggggagtGGAATTACCAGGCTGAGTGCTTGTTCTACCCGACTCAGGAGCAGCACAGGCTGAACATGATTGAGAGCAGTGTTGCTTTCATGGAGTtgcttcttgctgctgtgagGTTGGGATGA